A part of Lacerta agilis isolate rLacAgi1 chromosome 7, rLacAgi1.pri, whole genome shotgun sequence genomic DNA contains:
- the PRELID3A gene encoding PRELI domain containing protein 3A isoform X2, translating to MKIWSSEHEFGHTWDTVIKAAMRKYPNPMNPSVVGVDVLDRSLDNQGRLHSHRLLSTEWGLPSIVKAILGTSRTMTYIKEHSVVDPVEKKMVLSSTNITLTNLISVDERLVYTPHPENPEKTLLTQEAIITVKGVSLSSYLETLMASTISSNARKGWDAIEWTIQHSDSVLR from the exons ATGAAGATCTGGAGCTCGGAGCACGAGTTTGG GCATACATGGGATACTGTAATAAAAGCTGCCATGAGAAAATATCCCAATCCTATGAACCCATCAGTGGTAGGAGTTGATGTCTTGGACCGAAGCCTTGACAATCAAGGAAGGTTGCACAGTCACCGGCTACTTAGCACTGAATGGGGCCTACCAAGTATTGTAAAAGCG attCTGGGAACAAGTAGAACTATGACATACATTAAAGAACATTCTGTAGTTGATCCGGTGGAAAAGAAAATGGTACTGAGCTCCACAAAT ATAACACTTACAAATCTTATATCAGTTGATGAAAGGTTGGTATATACGCCACACCCTGAAAACCCTGAAAA GACTTTGTTAACTCAAGAAGCAATTATTACAGTAAAAGGTGTTAGCCTCAGTAGTTACTTGGAAACTTTAATGGCAAGCACAATATCTTCTAACGCTAGAAAG